From the Lolium rigidum isolate FL_2022 chromosome 2, APGP_CSIRO_Lrig_0.1, whole genome shotgun sequence genome, one window contains:
- the LOC124687128 gene encoding uncharacterized protein LOC124687128 — protein MSFVQLVTTSSVCVLLLETTKANVYSTTIARRKWCWCPTEGISGKSRLPMLKNSSLEDDLNVVQWRGSVEEEPDNLKINRDGFFHEESCSLCSLCSFQTSYKDGLMA, from the exons ATGTCCTTTGTTCAATTGGTGACGACTTCATCAGTTTGTGTGCTTCTGTTAGAGACGACCAAGGCCAATGTGTACAGTACAACCATTGCAAGAAGGAAATGGTGCTGG TGTCCAACGGAGGGGATCAGTGGTAAGAGTCGGTTACCTATGTTGAAGAACTCAAGCCTCGAGGATGATCTGAACGTTGTACAGTGGAGGGGATCAGTG GAAGAAGAACCCGACAACTTGAAAATCAATCGTGATGGTTTCTTTCATGAAGAGAGTTGCAGTTTATGCAGCTTGTGTTCTTTTCAGACAAG TTACAAGGATGGGTTGATGGCTTGA